From a single Gimesia fumaroli genomic region:
- a CDS encoding acetate/propionate family kinase, which translates to MKLSNARILTINGGSSSIKFALFEPGHSLQRILEGGIDRIGLADAALRVKVSNQADSISQPLSAPDHTAAVGTLMDWIEEYCGRDVLTAIGHRVVHGGPKFSNPQRITAEVIEELHRLSPFAPNHLPEEILLIEAFHRRFPDLPQVACFDTAFHHDLPRVARLLPIPRRYEAQGVRRYGFHGLSYAFLMEELARLVGSKAAQDRVILAHLGNGASLAAVHRGKPVDTSMSFTPTAGVPMSTRSGDIDPGLAWYLARTESLDAKQFNEMVNFKSGLLGVSETSSDIRDLLELETQDVRAAEAVALFCYHVKKWIGAFAAALGGLDTLVFAGGIGENSPLIRKRICDGLGFLGIELDDTYNAENVSLISSNVNRVAVRVIRTNEEQMIGETVCRVLGLS; encoded by the coding sequence ATGAAACTATCTAACGCACGCATCCTTACGATCAATGGCGGCTCGTCGAGTATCAAGTTTGCGTTGTTCGAGCCTGGTCACTCGCTCCAACGCATTCTGGAGGGAGGAATTGATCGGATTGGACTAGCGGATGCCGCTCTGCGTGTGAAAGTCTCGAATCAGGCGGACTCCATTTCGCAGCCATTATCGGCACCAGATCACACAGCGGCGGTGGGTACTCTGATGGATTGGATTGAGGAATACTGCGGACGTGATGTTTTGACCGCGATAGGGCATCGTGTGGTGCATGGCGGGCCGAAGTTTAGCAACCCGCAGCGAATCACTGCGGAAGTGATTGAAGAGTTGCACCGGCTGAGTCCATTCGCTCCGAATCATCTTCCGGAGGAGATCTTGTTGATCGAGGCGTTTCATCGCCGATTTCCCGACTTGCCTCAAGTGGCATGTTTCGATACGGCTTTTCACCATGATCTGCCACGTGTGGCCCGGTTATTGCCGATCCCGCGCCGCTATGAAGCACAGGGAGTGCGGCGGTACGGGTTTCATGGGTTGTCATATGCGTTTCTCATGGAGGAGTTGGCCCGCCTGGTCGGATCGAAAGCGGCACAAGACCGGGTCATCCTTGCTCACCTCGGCAATGGAGCCAGTTTGGCGGCGGTGCATCGCGGCAAACCCGTGGACACGAGCATGAGTTTCACTCCGACTGCAGGCGTGCCGATGAGTACTCGTTCCGGTGACATCGATCCCGGACTTGCTTGGTATCTAGCACGCACTGAGAGTCTCGATGCAAAGCAATTCAACGAGATGGTCAATTTTAAGTCCGGTTTGCTCGGCGTGTCGGAAACCAGTTCCGACATACGTGACTTGCTCGAACTTGAAACGCAGGACGTGCGTGCGGCTGAGGCGGTCGCGCTATTTTGCTACCATGTCAAGAAATGGATCGGCGCATTTGCGGCAGCCTTGGGGGGATTGGACACATTGGTATTTGCTGGGGGAATCGGCGAAAATTCGCCACTGATCCGAAAGCGGATCTGCGACGGACTCGGTTTTCTCGGCATCGAATTAGATGACACGTACAACGCGGAAAATGTATCGCTGATTTCATCGAACGTAAACCGTGTCGCAGTGCGAGTCATTCGCACGAATGAAGAGCAGATGATCGGTGAGACGGTTTGCCGCGTTCTTGGTCTTAGTTAA
- a CDS encoding phosphoketolase family protein yields MKTKTLSPELLHNMDAYWRAANYLSVGQIYLYDNPLLKRPLTLADVKHMLLGHWGTTPGQNFIYVHLNRVIKQYDLNMIYVSGPGHGGPAVVGNTYLEGTYSEIYPEISQDEAGLQKLFLQFSFPGGIPSHASPECPGSIHEGGELGYSLSHSFGAVFDNPDLIVACVIGDGEAETGPLATAWHSNKFLDPATDGAVLPILHLNGYKIANPSVLARIEHEELEQLLWGYGWTPYFVEGHEPELMHEAMAGALDIAVEQIKKNQQDTRIHGNLARPRWPMIVLKSPKGWTGPKIVDGLQVEGTFRAHQVPLSDPATHPEHLKLLEDWLKSYRPEELFDQQGRLKPELAELAPCGERRMGANPHANGGLLLRDLQMPDFRDYATDVPTPGVLGIGDTHVLGPFVRDVVKLNSKQRNFRVFGPDETLSNRLEALFEVTQRQWDAATEPNDEFLAPTGRVMEMLSEHQCEGWLEGYLLTGRHGLFNCYEAFIHIIDSMFNQHAKWLKVTAELPWRQKIASLNYLLASHVWQQMHNGFTHQDPGFIDHVVNKKAEVVRVYFPPDANCLLSVMDHCLRSRHYVNVVIAGKYQAPQWLTMDAAVKHCTEGIGIWQWASNDQAVSPDVVMACCGDVPTLETLAAVSLMREHLPELKIRVVNIVDLMKLQPPTEHPHGLSDMDFDELFTTDKPVIFAFHAYPWLIHRLTYRRTNHDNIHVRGYKEEGTITTPFDMTVLNELDRFHLVMDTIDRLPQTGDKGIFLKQQLKDKLIEHKQYINKHGQDMPEIRNWNWSNTL; encoded by the coding sequence ATGAAGACAAAGACGCTTTCTCCAGAATTGCTTCACAACATGGATGCCTACTGGCGTGCCGCAAACTATTTGTCAGTGGGGCAGATTTATCTATATGACAATCCACTATTGAAACGGCCGCTGACACTGGCGGATGTAAAACACATGCTGCTGGGACATTGGGGAACGACCCCCGGGCAGAATTTCATTTACGTGCATCTGAACCGGGTCATCAAGCAATATGACCTCAACATGATTTACGTGTCCGGTCCCGGACATGGTGGGCCGGCCGTCGTGGGCAACACTTATCTTGAAGGCACTTATAGCGAAATCTATCCCGAGATCAGCCAGGATGAAGCCGGGTTGCAGAAGCTCTTTCTCCAGTTTTCGTTTCCCGGAGGAATTCCCAGCCACGCATCACCGGAGTGCCCGGGATCGATCCACGAGGGCGGGGAACTGGGCTATTCGCTTAGCCATTCGTTCGGCGCGGTGTTCGATAATCCCGATCTTATCGTCGCCTGTGTTATTGGCGATGGTGAGGCGGAAACCGGACCTCTGGCCACGGCATGGCATTCCAACAAGTTTCTCGATCCAGCCACCGATGGTGCGGTGCTACCAATTCTACATCTGAACGGTTACAAGATCGCCAACCCAAGTGTCCTTGCCCGCATTGAGCACGAGGAATTAGAACAGTTGCTTTGGGGGTATGGTTGGACGCCTTACTTCGTTGAGGGACACGAGCCTGAGTTGATGCATGAAGCCATGGCTGGAGCGCTTGACATAGCAGTGGAGCAGATCAAAAAAAATCAGCAGGACACCCGTATCCACGGCAATTTGGCGCGTCCCCGTTGGCCGATGATTGTTCTCAAATCACCAAAGGGTTGGACAGGGCCAAAGATAGTTGATGGCCTTCAGGTTGAAGGCACCTTCCGTGCGCATCAGGTGCCTCTCTCCGACCCTGCTACTCATCCCGAGCATCTGAAGCTGTTGGAAGACTGGCTGAAGAGTTATCGACCGGAAGAACTCTTCGATCAGCAGGGCCGCTTGAAACCGGAACTGGCGGAACTGGCTCCCTGTGGCGAACGACGTATGGGCGCAAATCCCCACGCCAACGGTGGCTTGCTGCTGCGCGACTTACAGATGCCGGATTTCCGCGATTACGCGACCGATGTGCCCACGCCAGGGGTCCTTGGCATTGGTGATACGCATGTGCTCGGACCTTTTGTGCGCGATGTGGTGAAACTAAACAGCAAACAGCGAAACTTCCGGGTCTTCGGTCCTGACGAGACGCTCTCCAATCGCTTGGAAGCTCTCTTTGAAGTAACCCAACGCCAATGGGACGCCGCCACTGAGCCAAACGACGAATTTCTCGCACCCACTGGGCGCGTGATGGAAATGCTCAGCGAACACCAATGCGAGGGCTGGCTCGAGGGCTACCTGCTCACTGGACGACATGGTCTCTTCAACTGCTACGAGGCGTTCATCCACATCATCGATTCGATGTTTAATCAGCACGCCAAGTGGCTGAAGGTCACGGCGGAGTTGCCGTGGCGGCAGAAAATCGCGTCGCTGAATTACCTGCTGGCCTCCCACGTCTGGCAGCAAATGCACAACGGTTTTACCCACCAGGATCCCGGCTTCATCGACCACGTCGTAAACAAGAAGGCCGAGGTCGTGCGGGTTTACTTTCCGCCGGATGCGAACTGCTTGCTGTCAGTGATGGACCACTGTCTGCGCAGTCGCCATTACGTCAATGTCGTCATCGCGGGCAAGTATCAAGCACCACAATGGCTGACGATGGACGCTGCTGTCAAACACTGCACCGAAGGCATCGGCATCTGGCAATGGGCTAGCAACGATCAGGCCGTTTCGCCCGATGTGGTCATGGCCTGCTGTGGTGACGTTCCCACGCTGGAGACACTTGCCGCCGTCTCCCTGATGCGCGAACATCTGCCCGAACTGAAAATCCGGGTGGTTAATATTGTCGACCTGATGAAGCTGCAGCCGCCCACAGAGCATCCGCATGGGCTGAGCGACATGGATTTCGATGAACTTTTCACCACAGACAAGCCGGTGATCTTCGCCTTTCATGCCTATCCGTGGCTGATCCATCGGCTGACCTACCGCCGCACGAACCACGACAACATCCACGTCCGTGGCTATAAAGAAGAGGGGACCATCACAACGCCTTTCGATATGACGGTATTGAATGAGCTAGACCGCTTTCACCTTGTGATGGATACCATCGATCGTCTGCCGCAGACTGGCGACAAGGGCATCTTCTTGAAGCAGCAACTCAAGGACAAGCTCATTGAGCACAAGCAGTACATCAACAAGCACGGCCAAGACATGCCGGAGATTCGAAACTGGAATTGGAGTAACACCTTATGA
- a CDS encoding class I fructose-bisphosphate aldolase — MKTQELINTARTLVANDKGFLAIDESTPTCKKRFAKLGIPQNEETRYIYREMIVSTPGLSESISGAILYDETIRQQKSDGGSFVKALTDVGIIPGIKVDTGAKAMAGHPGEKITEGLDGLRGRLAEYVQMGARFAKWRAVITIGDSIPSRGCIEANAQALARYAALSQEAGLVPIVEPEVLMDGDHTLEHCCEVTEETLRMVFDQLYRQRVMLEGIILKPNMVLPGLTCPQQNSVEEVAAVTVACFSRAVPAAVPGVAFLSGGQSSELASARLNAMNIKFKSQVPWELSFSFARAIQQPAMGIWGGDSTNNVAAQDALYHRAKCNRDARRGEYNAVIDGT, encoded by the coding sequence ATGAAAACGCAAGAGCTTATAAATACGGCGAGAACACTGGTCGCCAACGACAAGGGCTTTCTGGCAATAGATGAAAGCACTCCTACCTGCAAAAAACGATTTGCCAAGTTGGGAATACCCCAGAACGAAGAAACCCGGTACATCTACCGGGAGATGATTGTGAGTACGCCTGGTCTCAGTGAGAGCATCAGTGGGGCGATTCTCTATGATGAGACAATCCGCCAGCAGAAGAGTGATGGTGGTTCCTTTGTGAAAGCCCTCACCGATGTGGGGATTATTCCTGGTATCAAGGTCGATACTGGTGCAAAAGCGATGGCCGGTCATCCCGGAGAGAAAATCACTGAAGGTCTTGATGGACTACGCGGTCGTCTTGCTGAATACGTCCAGATGGGAGCCCGTTTTGCCAAATGGCGCGCGGTGATTACGATTGGCGATAGTATCCCCAGCCGGGGTTGTATTGAGGCCAACGCGCAAGCGTTGGCGCGGTATGCCGCGTTGAGCCAGGAAGCCGGGTTGGTCCCCATTGTCGAACCGGAAGTACTTATGGATGGCGACCATACCCTTGAACATTGCTGCGAGGTTACCGAGGAAACGTTGCGAATGGTCTTCGACCAACTTTACAGGCAACGCGTGATGCTGGAAGGTATCATCCTGAAACCGAATATGGTGCTTCCGGGATTGACGTGCCCTCAGCAGAACTCGGTCGAAGAAGTAGCCGCTGTCACGGTGGCGTGTTTCTCACGTGCCGTCCCCGCTGCGGTTCCGGGAGTGGCATTCTTGTCCGGTGGTCAATCCAGCGAACTGGCTTCGGCGCGTTTGAATGCCATGAACATCAAATTCAAATCGCAAGTCCCCTGGGAACTGTCATTTTCGTTTGCCCGTGCAATTCAGCAACCGGCAATGGGAATCTGGGGAGGTGATTCTACTAACAATGTGGCGGCACAGGACGCTCTCTATCATCGCGCCAAATGCAACCGGGATGCACGCCGTGGAGAATACAATGCCGTGATAGATGGTACATGA